One genomic window of Polyangium aurulentum includes the following:
- a CDS encoding sugar phosphate nucleotidyltransferase → MSDPSDLAVQPSAAPPRPLRQAVVLAGGLATRMYPRTRQIPKFLLPVAGRPFGHHLLARLAGAGYDEIVLCIGHLGDAIRQDIGDGRAFGLEVRYADEGEARLGTAGALRGALSLLAPVLLVTYGDSYLPFDYAAPLVDLLAHPEALGTMAVYRNADLLDASNCEVSGERVVRYEKRRVDERRDPGLDHIDYGAIALRREVIAALPEGPGDLAVVQRDLARAGRLRALPVTTRFYEIGSEAGYRDLEAHLEDAREEGAR, encoded by the coding sequence GTGTCCGATCCGTCCGACCTCGCCGTCCAGCCGTCCGCGGCGCCTCCGAGGCCCCTGCGTCAAGCCGTCGTCCTCGCCGGGGGACTGGCGACCCGCATGTACCCGCGTACGCGGCAGATCCCGAAATTTCTGTTGCCGGTGGCCGGGCGCCCATTCGGCCATCACCTGCTCGCGCGGCTCGCGGGCGCCGGCTACGACGAGATCGTGCTGTGCATTGGCCATCTGGGCGATGCGATTCGCCAGGACATTGGCGATGGGCGGGCGTTCGGGCTCGAGGTTCGTTATGCGGACGAGGGCGAAGCGCGGCTCGGCACGGCGGGTGCGCTGCGGGGCGCGCTCTCCCTGCTCGCGCCCGTTCTCCTGGTCACGTACGGGGATTCGTATCTGCCGTTCGACTATGCGGCGCCGCTCGTCGATCTGCTGGCGCACCCCGAGGCGCTCGGGACCATGGCGGTCTACCGGAACGCCGATCTTCTCGACGCCTCGAACTGCGAGGTTTCCGGCGAGCGCGTGGTGCGCTACGAGAAGCGCCGCGTGGACGAGCGAAGAGATCCGGGGCTGGACCACATCGACTACGGGGCGATCGCGCTCAGGCGCGAGGTCATCGCGGCGCTGCCGGAGGGTCCGGGCGACCTCGCCGTCGTGCAGCGCGATCTCGCGCGCGCCGGGCGCCTGCGCGCCTTGCCGGTGACGACGCGCTTCTACGAGATCGGCTCGGAGGCCGGCTACCGCGATCTCGAGGCGCACCTCGAGGACGCGCGCGAGGAGGGAGCCCGATGA
- a CDS encoding serine/threonine-protein kinase, protein MEKPARVKVGDVLAGKYRVERMLGHGGMGFVVAATHLDLQERFAIKMLHAESMKSERAVQRFLREARAAIRLRSEHVARVFDVGRLDNGAPYMVMEHLDGSDLRDLLEQRGKLLIHETVSYILMACEGLAEAHAAGIVHRDLKPANLFLSRRPDGSPCIKVLDFGISKMTTPGDEAIDMTRTREILGSPLYMAPEQMRSMAVVDARTDIWALGVILYKLITGRFPFFAKGMVEICALVLERAPQPPSRLRPDLPHGLEQIILRCLAKNPNGRFQSVGELAAALRPYAVPDAFSSDSDLISVLLVDRPTVDPHPPVADAHSLASARLPMSWTARTPPRSKRRRGIVASVAMTFAGLFLSASVTTAGGALVVRHEPVSHPVITAPIDESARPVAAGSNGAGAETAASCGDVAAEKPAPEPSEEPAVEPAKAEVAQEAACSQSAEGVSSAAWKPEPAPATSQARPRALPPSPSDPFGLHPAAP, encoded by the coding sequence ATGGAGAAGCCCGCGCGAGTGAAGGTCGGGGACGTCCTGGCCGGCAAGTACCGGGTCGAGCGCATGCTCGGCCATGGCGGGATGGGCTTCGTCGTCGCGGCGACGCACCTCGACCTGCAAGAGCGGTTCGCGATCAAGATGCTCCACGCCGAGAGCATGAAGAGCGAGCGAGCCGTGCAGCGCTTCCTGCGCGAGGCGCGGGCCGCCATCCGCCTGCGCAGCGAGCACGTCGCGCGCGTCTTCGACGTGGGCAGGCTCGACAACGGCGCGCCCTACATGGTGATGGAGCACCTCGACGGCAGCGATCTGCGCGACCTGCTCGAGCAGCGGGGGAAGCTGCTCATCCACGAGACCGTCTCGTACATCCTCATGGCCTGCGAGGGCCTCGCCGAAGCCCACGCCGCCGGCATCGTCCACCGCGACCTGAAGCCCGCCAATCTCTTCCTCTCGCGCCGCCCCGACGGATCGCCCTGCATCAAGGTCCTCGATTTCGGTATCTCGAAGATGACCACGCCGGGCGACGAGGCGATCGATATGACCCGGACGCGCGAGATCCTGGGATCTCCGCTCTACATGGCCCCCGAGCAGATGCGCTCGATGGCCGTCGTCGACGCCCGCACCGACATCTGGGCGCTCGGCGTCATCCTCTACAAGCTCATCACCGGCAGGTTTCCTTTCTTCGCCAAGGGCATGGTAGAGATCTGCGCGCTCGTCCTCGAGCGGGCGCCGCAGCCGCCGTCGCGCCTGCGGCCCGATCTTCCCCACGGGCTCGAGCAGATCATCCTGCGCTGCCTGGCGAAGAACCCGAATGGACGGTTTCAAAGCGTGGGCGAGCTCGCCGCCGCGCTCCGGCCCTACGCCGTGCCGGATGCCTTCTCCTCGGACTCCGATCTCATCTCCGTGCTCCTGGTCGACAGGCCCACGGTCGACCCGCACCCGCCCGTCGCCGACGCGCATTCGCTCGCCTCCGCGCGATTGCCGATGTCGTGGACGGCGCGAACGCCCCCGCGATCCAAGCGGCGGCGCGGGATCGTGGCGAGCGTGGCCATGACGTTCGCGGGCCTTTTCTTGTCGGCCTCGGTGACCACGGCGGGCGGGGCTCTCGTCGTGCGGCACGAGCCCGTCTCGCACCCGGTCATCACCGCGCCGATCGACGAATCCGCGCGACCCGTCGCAGCCGGATCGAATGGCGCCGGGGCCGAGACCGCGGCGAGCTGCGGGGACGTCGCCGCGGAGAAGCCCGCGCCGGAGCCCTCGGAGGAGCCTGCCGTGGAGCCGGCGAAGGCCGAGGTCGCGCAAGAGGCGGCGTGCTCGCAGAGCGCCGAGGGCGTCTCCTCGGCCGCGTGGAAGCCCGAGCCCGCGCCCGCCACGTCCCAGGCGCGTCCGCGCGCGCTACCGCCGAGCCCGTCCGATCCGTTCGGCCTCCACCCGGCCGCGCCCTGA